A window of the Amblyraja radiata isolate CabotCenter1 chromosome 5, sAmbRad1.1.pri, whole genome shotgun sequence genome harbors these coding sequences:
- the LOC116973492 gene encoding uncharacterized protein LOC116973492, with translation MNNPRATDVHTPWKPHEIMAVLNRIPDGKKPPAAFIYYLRTTMRVYHADSQDLWETIQQIITPAENTKFLVALERPTYEAWANVVMDDSAREEAVLTALAKKIQKPSDFKRILEIKLEKGEGADEFLDRFSKLYMDQSDDLDYQNGASSPQYCAILLNCLPTKIADLIKTDNRNWSENRASQMARAVMHYWKEGRNQEHYPVTIRESERKAKKELATSNSEPWFPRVPANYGLGEIKVPDFSDYYHNYTPNFHSNGTKG, from the coding sequence ATGAATAATCCCCGTGCCACAGACGTCCATACTCCGTGGAAGCCCCATGAAATAATGGCAGTACTAAACCGAATCCCTGATGGAAAGAAGCCGCCTGCTGCTTTTATATATTATTTAAGAACCACAATGCGTGTATATCATGCAGATTCCCAGGATTTGTGGGAAaccatacaacagataattactCCAGCTGAAAATACAAAATTTCTAGTAGCCCTAGAACGCCCAACTTATGAAGCCTGGGCAAATGTAGTAATGGATGACAGtgcaagagaagaggctgttttaacTGCCCTTGCAAAAAAAATTCAGAAACCAAGTGATTTTAAACGAATTCTGGAAATAAAACTAGAAAAGGGTGAAGGAGCAGACGAATTTCTAGACCGTTTTTCAAAATTATATATGGACCAATCAGATGACTTAGACTATCAGAATGGAGCAAGTTCCCCTCAGTATTGTGCTATCCTATTGAATTGTCTGCCCACTAAAATAGCGGACTTAATTAAAACTGATAACAGGAACTGGTCTGAAAACCGAGCCAGTCAAATGGCCAGAGCTGTGATGCACTATTGGAAGGAGGGGAGGAACCAGGAACAttatcctgtaactataagagaaAGTGAACGCAAGGCCAAGAAAGAATTGGCAACATCTAACTCTGAACCATGGTTTCCCAGAGTACCAGCAAATTACGGATTGGGAGAAATTAAGGTTCCAGATTTCTCGGATTATTATCACAACTACACTCCCAA